The window CTGCCGTCAGCAGGAGCTGGCGGTTGAGAAACATGCCTACGCGGCGCAGGCGGATTTTGGATACTAGCGATGGACTTTGAGATCACACCCGAACAAGTGAAAGCCCTGGCTGAGAACGGGTCACGGTTCACGCTGCTGGATGTGCGCGAGCCCTGGGAGGTGCAGACCGCGAGCATCGCCGGCTCGACACTGATCCCCATGTCGGACGTGCCCGCGCGGGCCCACCGGGAGCTGGACCCGGAGGAGCACATCGTGGTGGTCTGCCACCACGGAGTGCGCTCAGCCAACGTATGCGCCTGGCTGCGGCAGCAGGGATTCGAGAAGGTGCAGTCCATGCGGGGCGGCATCGACCAGTGGTCGCGCACCATCGACCCGAAGGTGCCGCTTTACTGAGAACTGAGAACCGAGAACTGAGAACTTGAAGAAAGAACTCATCGAACTGCGCGTGAACGGGCGTCGCCACGAACTGGCGGTGGAGCCCTCGAAGCTCCTGCTCGACGTCCTCCGCGAAGACCTGAAGCTTACCGGTTCCAAGCGCGGTTGTGACGACTCCTCCTGCGGCGCCTGCACCGTGCTGCTGAACGGCGTGCCGGTGCTTTCCTGCACCCTGCTGGCCGGCAGTTGCGCCGGTGACGACCAGGAGGTGACGACCATCGAGGGCGTGGCCGAGCACGGCGCGCTGGCTGCCATCCAGAAGGCCTACGGCGACTGGGGCGGCGCGCAGTGCGGCTACTGCACTCCAGGGTTCCTGATAACCGTGAAGGCGCTCCTGGCGGCCAACCCGGAGCCCACCGAGGACGAGATCCGCAACGCCCTCAGCGGCAACCTTTGCCGCTGCACGGGCTACACCCAGATGTACCAGGCCATCCGGGCGGCCATCCGGGCCGAGCAGGAAGGATTGGCAGCGGGAAGGCAAACGTGAGCGACTTTTCAGTCATCGGCAAACCGGTCGCGTTCGTGGACGCGGCCGAAAAGACCACCGGCTCGGGCAAATACACGGACGACCTGTCGCTGCCCGGCATGCTGATCGGGAAGATCCTGCACTCGCCGCATCCGCACGCCCGCATCAAGCGCATCGATGCCTCGAAGGCCCTGGCGCTGGAAGGGGTGGTCGCGGTGGTGACCGGTCAGGATGCGCCTAACAAGTACGGCATCCTGCCCGTCGGACACGACGAAACCGCGCTGGCCGTGGACAAGGTCCGCTACGTGGGCGACAACGTG of the Terriglobales bacterium genome contains:
- a CDS encoding rhodanese-like domain-containing protein, with the translated sequence MDFEITPEQVKALAENGSRFTLLDVREPWEVQTASIAGSTLIPMSDVPARAHRELDPEEHIVVVCHHGVRSANVCAWLRQQGFEKVQSMRGGIDQWSRTIDPKVPLY
- a CDS encoding (2Fe-2S)-binding protein, with the protein product MKKELIELRVNGRRHELAVEPSKLLLDVLREDLKLTGSKRGCDDSSCGACTVLLNGVPVLSCTLLAGSCAGDDQEVTTIEGVAEHGALAAIQKAYGDWGGAQCGYCTPGFLITVKALLAANPEPTEDEIRNALSGNLCRCTGYTQMYQAIRAAIRAEQEGLAAGRQT